A single genomic interval of Nostoc commune NIES-4072 harbors:
- a CDS encoding NB-ARC domain-containing protein, with amino-acid sequence MNVEEVLNFTDALIFAKKGKHLSDIQQLIIQAAWSGTRQCYDQIAQTNGYSPNYLKQDAGPKLWQLLSDIFGEKIKKSNFRAAVERQASLVSHESGVIHQDQIYLTDRCQDWGEAPDVSIFYGRSNELVQLEQWIVVERCRIVGLVGMGGIGKTHLSVKLAEQIQEQFDYVIWRSLRNAPSLQQILESLLQFIAKSQETDLPATLDKKISLLIDYFRKHRCLLVLDDVETILCGGDYTGFYKQGYEYYGDFFKRLGECRHNSCLVLISQEKPQEISVMQGETLPVRCLNLRGLSVSAGLQILQLKGCYCNLDAECTILIEQYLGNPLALKMVAEVIQELFEGNVGEFLKYNTLVIDEIRALLQQHLNRLSELENTVLYWLAINREPVSIEELQSDIYPCVSQQTLIKNLKSLVQRLLIETTANSFYLQPLLMEYASSLLIEQVCKEIETGELILLKSHILLKADAKDYIKKSQTSFIIQPIIDRLLVVFKNQSNLEIRFKEIISELQVYSPQESSYAAENILNLLCKL; translated from the coding sequence ATGAATGTTGAAGAAGTTCTCAACTTTACTGATGCCTTAATATTCGCAAAGAAGGGTAAACATCTAAGTGACATTCAACAGCTGATAATTCAAGCAGCTTGGTCTGGGACACGTCAGTGTTATGACCAGATAGCACAAACAAACGGTTATTCCCCTAATTACCTTAAGCAAGATGCTGGTCCTAAATTATGGCAACTACTTTCAGATATCTTTGGGGAAAAGATTAAAAAAAGCAATTTTCGCGCCGCAGTTGAGCGGCAAGCGAGTTTAGTGTCCCATGAAAGCGGAGTTATTCATCAAGACCAAATCTATCTGACCGACCGATGCCAAGATTGGGGCGAGGCACCTGATGTTTCAATTTTCTATGGTCGCAGCAATGAACTGGTTCAGCTAGAACAATGGATTGTTGTTGAGCGCTGCCGCATAGTAGGGCTTGTAGGCATGGGGGGAATTGGCAAAACCCATCTGTCTGTGAAATTAGCTGAACAAATTCAAGAGCAATTTGATTATGTCATTTGGCGATCGCTACGTAATGCCCCATCTCTACAACAGATTCTAGAATCTTTGCTCCAATTCATTGCCAAAAGTCAGGAAACGGATTTACCAGCAACCTTAGATAAGAAAATATCACTCCTAATTGATTATTTCCGAAAGCATCGATGTTTATTAGTACTGGATGATGTGGAGACGATTTTATGCGGTGGGGATTATACGGGCTTCTACAAACAAGGTTATGAATATTATGGCGATTTCTTCAAACGTCTGGGAGAATGCCGCCACAACAGCTGCTTGGTACTCATCAGTCAGGAGAAACCTCAAGAAATTTCTGTAATGCAAGGGGAAACCCTGCCAGTTCGCTGCCTCAACTTACGCGGTTTAAGTGTATCAGCCGGACTACAGATACTTCAACTTAAGGGTTGTTACTGCAACTTGGATGCTGAATGCACAATTCTAATTGAACAATATTTAGGTAATCCATTGGCATTAAAGATGGTGGCAGAAGTGATTCAAGAATTATTTGAGGGAAACGTAGGGGAATTTCTTAAATATAATACCTTAGTTATTGATGAAATTCGCGCTCTCCTACAGCAGCACTTAAATCGATTATCAGAGTTAGAAAACACAGTTTTATACTGGTTAGCAATTAATCGCGAACCAGTGTCTATTGAGGAATTACAATCAGATATTTATCCCTGTGTTTCTCAACAAACATTAATAAAAAATCTTAAATCTTTAGTTCAACGTTTATTAATTGAAACCACTGCAAATTCTTTTTATTTGCAGCCATTACTAATGGAATATGCAAGTAGCTTGTTGATTGAACAGGTTTGTAAAGAAATTGAGACAGGCGAACTTATTTTGCTAAAAAGCCATATTTTGCTTAAAGCTGACGCTAAAGATTATATTAAAAAATCTCAAACGAGTTTCATAATTCAACCTATTATAGATAGGCTGCTAGTTGTTTTTAAAAATCAGAGTAATTTGGAAATTCGGTTCAAGGAAATTATCTCAGAACTGCAAGTTTACTCTCCCCAAGAATCTAGCTATGCTGCCGAAAATATTCTGAATCTCCTTTGTAAACTTTAA
- a CDS encoding nSTAND1 domain-containing NTPase: MTDSQPPKNDHVNSDVYDGLRLRSLAQLAWAIESSVGQFKLILARCNYARERDRLISRLREICQVEIRVLAVQQSNRTLYTAIQEEFGEEMPACVMVVGLESVQNLSVMLTSANQVREEFRKNFAFPLVLWIDDEIYKQLIQLAPDLESWATTRDFAISTQELVDFIIETANQWFSNNLKFSVDVYIKLENELEAAQRELLKNPDVYNLEIQANLESLLGFIKQINNQKDSALEHYHKALELWEQNHNLERQATIPDFLPHPRRNLTPQPPSLQGKGENSKPLSLQERGLERGFSDPIKRQAKILSEIGFCYYLKAFKHQDINHPDWQATWHYVQEYINFISQLRSPDLIANAVVKFGDILRDLQKWETLQSLSEQALVVHQNNNQLRELAKDYGFLAEVALAQKNWVKANQLVQQALKVFSTIPNLESANTSGILADILERDSKSKDLSLYQFILGRSHYHLGQTQQATLSLETARDVGNPLEDIRLYLDILRFLQQLYFEQKEYLKAYKIKQQRRSIEQQFGLRAFIGAGRLEATKQAFVETLRSNSPQGNIAPEIAASGRLLDVERLIERMGRPDYKLIVIHGQSGVGKSSLVNAGLVPALKNKAIGVQDYMPVVMRVYTNWVEELGNLLGRDEGDVALASRRVEDEEDEEGLEGQRRASEGQSRASEGQSRASEGQSRASEGQRRASEGQRRASEGQRRASEGQRRASEGQRRASEGQRRASEGQHRASELGTPQYLISKLKENEQRNLRTVLIFDQFEEFFFVYTEPAQRKQFFEFLGECLNVLSVKVILSLRVDYIHYLLECNDLSSLKIIGNDILSNNVLYKLGNFSPTDTKSIIQRLTENTSFRLEPALVEQLVQDLAGELGEVRPIELQVVGAQLQTENITTLAEYRQRGTKGELVKRYLNEVVNDCGEENQQAADILLYLLTDEKGTRPLKTRAELERDLMPYLSEIPPTPLKKGGFILSTPFLRGSTQAGRSEARAEQASEISKLDLILEIFVQSGLVVLLPENPADRYQLVHDYIAAFIRQQQEPKLKQVMAELEKEREQRKQSEVKLNRVFKRALFGSITAGLGFAVLAAATFQWAVEANVSQINAINNSSEAFAVSGQYPDALITALQAGSKLKHTLWAQHRSDTLMHTVLTLQQAVYLKPNEKKENRAIEVNSLEGHSSTVI; encoded by the coding sequence ATGACAGACTCGCAACCACCAAAAAATGATCATGTAAACAGCGATGTCTACGACGGGCTACGCCTACGCTCTCTGGCACAATTAGCTTGGGCGATCGAATCCTCTGTGGGACAGTTTAAGCTGATTTTGGCACGGTGTAATTATGCAAGAGAGCGCGATCGCTTAATCTCCAGATTGCGAGAAATTTGTCAAGTTGAAATTCGTGTCTTGGCAGTGCAGCAATCTAACAGAACTCTTTATACTGCGATTCAGGAAGAATTTGGCGAAGAAATGCCAGCCTGTGTGATGGTTGTGGGTTTGGAATCAGTGCAGAATTTATCTGTGATGTTAACTTCTGCGAATCAGGTGCGAGAAGAGTTTCGCAAGAATTTTGCTTTTCCCTTAGTGTTGTGGATTGACGATGAAATCTACAAGCAACTAATCCAGCTTGCGCCAGATTTGGAAAGTTGGGCAACTACGAGAGATTTTGCCATATCAACACAGGAATTAGTAGATTTTATCATCGAAACGGCTAATCAATGGTTTAGTAATAACTTAAAATTTAGCGTAGATGTATATATCAAATTAGAGAATGAGTTAGAAGCGGCGCAAAGAGAATTACTCAAAAACCCAGATGTTTATAATTTAGAAATTCAAGCTAATTTAGAATCTTTGTTAGGTTTTATCAAACAGATAAATAATCAAAAAGATTCGGCGTTAGAGCATTATCACAAAGCTTTAGAACTTTGGGAGCAAAATCATAATTTAGAACGACAGGCAACAATACCTGACTTTTTACCTCATCCTCGACGAAACCTAACCCCCCAGCCCCCTTCCCTACAAGGGAAGGGGGAGAATTCAAAGCCTCTCTCCTTGCAGGAGAGAGGTTTGGAGAGAGGTTTTTCAGATCCCATAAAACGACAGGCAAAAATCCTCAGTGAGATTGGCTTTTGTTATTATTTAAAAGCTTTTAAACATCAAGATATCAATCATCCAGATTGGCAAGCAACTTGGCATTATGTCCAAGAGTATATAAACTTTATTAGCCAGTTGAGAAGTCCAGATTTAATTGCTAATGCAGTAGTTAAATTCGGTGATATCTTACGAGACTTGCAAAAGTGGGAAACGTTGCAGAGTCTTTCAGAACAAGCTTTAGTAGTACATCAAAATAACAACCAGCTAAGAGAATTAGCCAAAGATTACGGTTTTTTAGCTGAGGTAGCTTTAGCTCAAAAAAACTGGGTCAAAGCAAATCAGCTTGTTCAGCAAGCCTTAAAGGTTTTTTCTACTATTCCCAATTTGGAATCAGCAAATACATCAGGAATTTTAGCTGATATTCTCGAAAGAGATTCAAAATCAAAAGATTTGAGTTTATATCAGTTTATTTTAGGCCGTTCTCACTACCATTTGGGTCAAACTCAACAGGCAACTCTTAGCTTAGAAACGGCTAGGGATGTGGGTAATCCCCTAGAAGATATCAGGCTTTACTTGGATATTCTCAGATTTTTGCAGCAGCTTTACTTTGAGCAGAAAGAATATCTCAAAGCATACAAAATCAAACAGCAACGGCGTTCCATTGAACAGCAATTTGGCTTGCGGGCTTTTATTGGTGCGGGTAGGTTAGAAGCAACAAAACAGGCATTTGTAGAAACATTACGCTCAAACTCTCCCCAAGGAAATATTGCCCCAGAAATTGCTGCATCTGGTCGCCTCTTGGATGTAGAACGTTTAATTGAACGCATGGGCCGCCCTGATTATAAGCTGATAGTAATTCATGGGCAATCGGGTGTCGGCAAAAGTTCCCTGGTGAATGCGGGACTAGTGCCAGCTTTAAAGAATAAAGCGATCGGTGTTCAAGATTATATGCCGGTAGTAATGCGTGTTTATACCAACTGGGTGGAAGAGTTGGGGAATCTTTTGGGAAGAGATGAGGGGGATGTAGCTTTAGCTTCCCGCAGGGTGGAGGATGAGGAAGATGAGGAAGGATTAGAAGGTCAACGTCGAGCCTCAGAAGGTCAAAGTCGAGCCTCAGAAGGTCAAAGTCGAGCCTCAGAAGGTCAAAGTCGAGCCTCAGAAGGTCAACGTCGAGCCTCAGAAGGTCAACGTCGAGCCTCAGAAGGTCAACGTCGAGCCTCGGAAGGTCAACGTCGAGCCTCAGAAGGTCAACGTCGAGCCTCGGAAGGTCAACGTCGAGCCTCAGAAGGTCAACATCGAGCCTCAGAACTCGGAACTCCGCAATATTTAATATCCAAACTTAAAGAAAACGAACAGCGCAACCTCCGCACGGTGTTAATTTTTGATCAATTTGAGGAATTTTTCTTTGTTTACACCGAACCTGCACAAAGGAAGCAATTCTTTGAGTTTCTGGGAGAGTGTCTGAATGTTCTATCGGTGAAAGTTATCTTATCGCTGCGGGTAGATTACATTCATTACTTGCTAGAGTGCAATGATTTGTCCAGCCTCAAGATTATTGGCAATGACATTCTCAGTAATAACGTGCTTTACAAGTTGGGAAACTTTTCACCTACTGATACGAAGTCAATTATTCAGCGTTTAACTGAAAATACTAGTTTTCGCTTAGAACCTGCTTTAGTTGAACAACTCGTGCAAGATTTAGCCGGAGAATTGGGCGAAGTTCGTCCCATTGAGTTGCAGGTTGTGGGGGCGCAACTGCAAACGGAGAATATTACAACTCTGGCAGAATATCGGCAGCGTGGTACTAAGGGCGAATTGGTTAAGCGTTATTTAAATGAAGTTGTTAATGATTGCGGTGAAGAAAATCAGCAAGCAGCAGACATATTACTGTATTTGCTCACGGATGAAAAAGGAACTCGCCCCCTAAAGACTCGCGCTGAATTGGAACGCGATTTGATGCCGTATTTATCGGAGATCCCCCCAACCCCCCTTAAGAAGGGGGGCTTTATTCTTTCTACCCCCTTCTTAAGGGGGTCAACCCAGGCGGGGAGATCAGAAGCTAGGGCGGAACAAGCTTCTGAAATCAGTAAATTAGATTTAATATTAGAGATTTTTGTCCAATCTGGCTTAGTGGTTTTATTACCAGAAAACCCCGCCGACCGTTATCAACTGGTACATGACTACATCGCCGCCTTTATCCGCCAGCAACAGGAACCGAAGTTAAAGCAGGTGATGGCGGAACTGGAAAAAGAACGAGAACAAAGAAAACAAAGTGAAGTAAAACTTAATCGTGTTTTCAAACGCGCCCTTTTTGGTTCCATAACCGCAGGTTTAGGATTTGCTGTTTTAGCTGCGGCAACATTCCAGTGGGCAGTAGAGGCAAATGTTAGTCAAATTAACGCCATCAATAATTCTTCTGAAGCCTTTGCTGTCTCTGGACAATATCCAGATGCTTTAATAACAGCCTTACAGGCAGGTAGCAAACTCAAGCATACACTTTGGGCGCAGCACAGAAGCGATACCCTAATGCACACTGTATTAACTCTACAGCAAGCAGTTTACTTAAAGCCAAATGAGAAGAAAGAAAATCGTGCGATCGAGGTGAATAGTTTAGAAGGTCATAGCAGTACAGTCATT
- a CDS encoding AAA family ATPase: MPIDLREFYQASDPSRTLFVNHSSDSKYYIDFSSVRGGDILGKLKQKITFFKPNEPTCTLFTGHIGCGKSTELLRLQAELEKLGFHVVYFESSDDLEMTDVDIADVLLAIARRVSQSLDKITLESPNKFNELLQGAWKVLNSEVTGAKLKVPVLGDVGLSADKEKVSLSVGIGEITSKMKNDPTLREKLNQYLAPQKTKLLEAINQELLEPAVAKLKQQGKNGLVVIVDNLDRIDNRAKPWGRPQQEYLFVDQGEFLTKLNCHLIYTMPLSLKFSNDYGMLTQRFPEDPKVLPMVPVQKTDGSVHTQGMSLMQQMVLARAFPDITPEERLNKVTEIFDSAASLERLCQISGGHVRDVLRLLNTWIMEEMSLPLTRETLEQVIRSRRNEIMLPISDDEWQLLRHVKERKKVSDDHGYQKLIRSRFVFEYRDGGQSWFDVNPVLVEARELQ, from the coding sequence ATGCCCATAGATTTACGGGAATTTTATCAGGCTAGCGATCCCAGCAGAACTCTGTTTGTCAACCATAGCTCTGATAGCAAATATTACATAGATTTTTCCTCAGTCCGAGGTGGTGATATTCTTGGCAAGCTGAAGCAGAAAATTACTTTTTTTAAACCAAATGAACCCACTTGCACGTTATTTACTGGGCATATTGGTTGTGGAAAATCGACAGAACTATTACGGTTACAGGCAGAACTGGAAAAATTAGGCTTCCACGTAGTCTATTTTGAGTCCAGTGACGATTTGGAAATGACCGATGTCGATATAGCTGATGTGCTGCTAGCGATCGCTCGTCGTGTAAGTCAAAGTCTTGATAAAATTACCCTGGAGTCACCCAACAAGTTTAATGAGTTGCTGCAAGGTGCTTGGAAAGTCTTAAACTCCGAGGTGACCGGGGCAAAACTTAAGGTTCCGGTGCTTGGTGATGTCGGTTTATCCGCAGATAAAGAAAAGGTTTCTCTGTCTGTGGGGATTGGTGAAATCACTAGCAAGATGAAAAATGACCCAACCCTGCGAGAAAAACTCAATCAGTATTTAGCACCGCAAAAAACTAAACTGCTGGAAGCGATTAATCAAGAATTATTGGAACCTGCCGTGGCTAAACTCAAACAGCAGGGTAAAAATGGTCTAGTGGTAATTGTCGATAATCTTGACCGCATAGATAATCGTGCCAAACCTTGGGGTCGTCCGCAGCAGGAATACTTATTTGTTGACCAGGGTGAGTTTTTGACCAAGCTGAATTGTCATCTCATCTACACCATGCCTTTGTCATTGAAGTTTTCCAATGATTACGGAATGCTGACCCAGCGATTCCCAGAAGACCCCAAAGTGTTACCAATGGTACCTGTACAAAAGACTGATGGCAGTGTTCATACACAGGGAATGTCACTCATGCAGCAGATGGTACTAGCAAGAGCTTTTCCTGATATAACACCAGAGGAGCGTTTAAATAAAGTTACCGAGATTTTTGATAGTGCGGCTAGCCTAGAGCGGTTGTGTCAAATAAGCGGTGGTCATGTGCGGGACGTGCTGAGGCTGCTAAATACCTGGATTATGGAAGAGATGAGTCTTCCCCTAACCCGTGAAACCTTAGAGCAAGTTATTCGTTCTCGGCGGAATGAAATAATGTTGCCAATTTCTGATGATGAGTGGCAATTGTTACGTCATGTCAAAGAAAGGAAAAAGGTAAGTGATGACCACGGATATCAAAAACTGATTCGCAGTCGGTTTGTGTTTGAATATCGTGATGGTGGCCAGTCTTGGTTTGATGTTAATCCCGTATTGGTTGAGGCGAGGGAGTTGCAATGA
- a CDS encoding Uma2 family endonuclease, with protein MTVTTKKLTFAEYLKYSDATDTQYELLDGELIPMSLGTGKHGGISKFLERSFDDESAFRDKNWTAQKFSVGVRSPRSGRWDTSRIPDVVVLPTQQWEALSNREAVIELNEIPPILVVEVVSESTQTTDYRSKRSEYAVLGIPEYWIVDPIQEVVTICTLVEGFYDAVAFRGQERIISSTFPHLDLSAEQILAGHK; from the coding sequence ATGACTGTAACCACCAAAAAACTGACTTTTGCTGAGTATCTCAAATATAGCGACGCCACCGATACCCAATATGAATTGCTAGATGGAGAATTAATCCCCATGAGTCTTGGCACTGGCAAGCACGGCGGTATCTCAAAGTTTTTAGAACGAAGCTTTGATGACGAAAGTGCCTTCAGGGATAAGAACTGGACAGCACAAAAGTTTTCTGTGGGAGTGCGTTCTCCACGCTCTGGACGTTGGGACACCTCACGAATTCCAGATGTGGTAGTATTACCAACACAGCAATGGGAAGCACTTTCTAATCGAGAAGCTGTAATTGAACTCAACGAAATACCTCCCATACTAGTAGTAGAAGTGGTCAGCGAATCTACACAAACCACAGACTACCGCAGTAAACGTTCTGAGTATGCTGTTCTCGGAATTCCTGAATACTGGATTGTTGACCCGATTCAAGAGGTGGTAACAATATGCACCTTAGTAGAAGGGTTCTATGATGCTGTTGCATTCCGAGGACAAGAACGCATCATCTCTTCGACTTTTCCACACTTAGATTTGAGTGCTGAACAAATCTTGGCAGGACACAAGTAA
- a CDS encoding TOMM precursor leader peptide-binding protein — translation MKKPRFKPHFHVEIVPPNTVYLLSEQSSIALKGSLYCQLAPMLDGNHSIEEIISKLKKAIPFTSIYYALNQLKSKGYTTEAVDSLTPEVAAFWSLLNIDPQVSFNRLQETFVSVISFGNVPTEPLIVALESLGIQVRSSRSHQGLKSLAVVLTNDYLQPDLRDFNQAAIDANQPWVLVKPIGVELWIGPIFYPGRTGCWQCLAQRLYGNREVETAIRHQLGSLESIPTSRAILPSTLQIGLNLAATEILKWIVLEDTQKNSIPTLEGKVITFNSAKLELQTHILTKRPQCAVCGDIYRQDKPKPIILTSRKKQFTTDGGHRIFSPEQTLKHYEHHISPITGVVSALVRTSESNSNLLHSYLAVHNFGTANDLQSLRHLLHNKAAGKGKTDQQARASGFCEAIERYCGVYQGDEIRVKSTYAQLVSAIHPSVCLQFSPIQYQNRAVLNQKFGVDFIPEPFDETKEIEWTSVWSLTQQTFRYLPTALCYYNYPLPPDHLFGFANSNGNAAGNTLEEAILQGFMELVERDSVSIWWYNRLNRPAVDLASFQDPYLLELQAYYKSLKREFWVLDLTSDLEIPVFAAVSRCTDEAEKIVAGYGCHFDAKIALLRAVTEMNQFLTRVETQYPRKTEGELHEWLTFAAIANQPYLTPNHLAPKVYTDYPQHCSDDLQEDVLSCVAIAKQHNLETLVLDQTRPDIGLNVVKVIVPELRHFLPRFGSGRLYDVPVKMGWLPAPLVEEQMNKIPMPF, via the coding sequence ATGAAAAAACCACGATTTAAGCCTCATTTTCACGTTGAAATTGTTCCACCTAACACTGTTTATCTATTAAGTGAACAGTCTTCTATTGCCCTTAAGGGAAGTCTTTACTGTCAACTAGCTCCTATGCTGGATGGTAATCATAGTATTGAAGAAATAATCAGTAAGTTGAAGAAGGCAATTCCTTTTACTAGCATTTACTACGCTCTTAACCAGCTTAAAAGCAAAGGTTATACTACAGAAGCTGTCGATTCTCTTACCCCAGAAGTTGCAGCATTCTGGAGCCTACTCAACATAGACCCTCAAGTGTCCTTCAACCGCTTGCAGGAAACTTTTGTATCTGTAATTTCCTTTGGCAATGTACCAACTGAGCCTTTGATTGTTGCTTTGGAATCTCTAGGTATTCAAGTACGTTCTTCGCGATCGCATCAAGGTTTAAAATCCCTAGCAGTTGTGTTAACCAATGATTACCTACAGCCAGATTTGCGTGATTTCAATCAAGCAGCCATTGATGCCAACCAACCGTGGGTACTGGTCAAGCCTATTGGGGTTGAACTATGGATAGGCCCGATTTTTTACCCAGGTAGAACAGGTTGTTGGCAATGTTTAGCCCAACGTCTTTATGGTAATCGGGAAGTTGAAACCGCAATCCGACATCAACTCGGCTCTCTTGAGAGTATTCCCACCTCCCGTGCCATTTTGCCCTCCACACTCCAAATTGGGCTAAACCTTGCAGCGACAGAAATTCTCAAGTGGATTGTTCTAGAAGATACACAAAAAAACTCAATCCCTACTTTGGAAGGCAAAGTTATTACTTTTAACTCAGCCAAGCTGGAACTACAAACCCATATCCTTACCAAACGTCCTCAATGCGCTGTTTGTGGAGATATTTATCGACAAGATAAACCCAAACCGATTATTCTTACAAGTCGTAAAAAGCAGTTTACTACTGATGGTGGTCATCGAATTTTCTCCCCAGAGCAAACTCTCAAGCATTACGAGCATCACATTAGCCCAATTACAGGTGTCGTCAGTGCTTTGGTACGTACTTCTGAGTCTAATAGTAACTTGCTTCATAGCTATTTAGCAGTCCACAACTTTGGTACTGCAAACGATCTACAAAGCTTGCGCCATTTACTACACAATAAAGCAGCCGGAAAGGGAAAGACCGATCAACAAGCTAGAGCTAGTGGCTTTTGTGAGGCGATCGAACGCTATTGTGGAGTTTATCAAGGTGACGAAATCCGGGTCAAAAGTACTTATGCTCAGTTGGTATCCGCGATTCATCCTTCTGTATGTCTGCAATTTAGTCCAATCCAGTACCAAAACCGCGCAGTCTTGAATCAGAAATTTGGGGTAGATTTTATCCCAGAACCCTTTGACGAAACTAAGGAAATTGAGTGGACTTCAGTCTGGTCTTTAACGCAACAAACCTTTAGATATTTGCCCACAGCTTTATGCTATTACAATTATCCTTTACCCCCAGATCATTTGTTTGGTTTTGCCAACTCTAACGGCAACGCTGCTGGCAATACCTTGGAAGAAGCCATTCTTCAAGGCTTTATGGAATTGGTCGAGCGGGATAGTGTCAGTATTTGGTGGTACAATCGCCTGAATCGTCCTGCTGTAGACCTAGCTAGTTTTCAAGACCCCTATCTGCTAGAATTGCAAGCTTATTACAAAAGCCTAAAACGGGAATTTTGGGTACTTGACTTGACATCTGATTTGGAAATTCCTGTCTTTGCAGCAGTTTCTCGTTGCACAGATGAAGCTGAGAAAATTGTCGCAGGCTACGGATGTCATTTTGATGCCAAAATAGCCTTATTGCGGGCTGTGACGGAAATGAACCAATTCTTGACAAGAGTTGAGACACAATACCCAAGAAAGACTGAGGGGGAACTCCACGAATGGCTAACATTTGCGGCGATCGCAAATCAACCTTACCTAACACCAAATCACCTTGCGCCAAAAGTTTACACAGATTATCCACAACATTGTAGTGACGATCTTCAAGAAGATGTACTCAGTTGTGTAGCAATAGCCAAGCAGCATAATTTAGAAACTTTGGTGCTGGATCAAACTCGCCCAGACATTGGACTGAATGTGGTGAAGGTAATTGTTCCAGAATTAAGACATTTTTTGCCTCGGTTTGGTTCTGGAAGACTTTACGACGTACCAGTAAAA
- a CDS encoding tetratricopeptide repeat protein produces TVILWDLDFDNLLHSGCNLLNNYLIAHPEVLEELRSCQSPSRLAQGATVLVIQGEKLARNDDINGAIEKFSKAQQWDNKLKFDSQARAKELANQTKVEGLVDEGNSRLEEKKFKEALAAYTKALKLDPKAEIPADSWNTLCWDGSLQKQAADVLPACEKAVTLAPEDSNNRDSRGLARALIGNTQGAIEDFEAYIAQTKDKDSKAQRQRWVKDLRAGKNPFTEAELKKLRN; encoded by the coding sequence GACCGTGATTTTATGGGATTTAGATTTCGATAATTTATTACACAGTGGTTGCAATTTGCTAAATAATTATCTCATTGCCCATCCAGAAGTGTTAGAAGAGTTGCGATCGTGCCAAAGTCCATCTCGCTTGGCGCAAGGGGCGACAGTGTTAGTTATCCAAGGTGAGAAGTTAGCGCGAAATGATGATATTAATGGCGCTATTGAGAAATTTAGCAAAGCCCAGCAGTGGGATAATAAATTAAAGTTTGATTCCCAAGCGAGAGCAAAAGAGTTGGCGAATCAAACCAAAGTTGAAGGCTTAGTTGATGAAGGGAACAGTCGCTTAGAAGAGAAAAAGTTTAAGGAAGCGCTAGCAGCTTATACCAAAGCTCTCAAGCTCGATCCAAAAGCCGAAATCCCTGCTGATTCTTGGAATACACTATGCTGGGACGGTAGTCTGCAAAAACAAGCCGCCGATGTTTTACCAGCCTGTGAAAAAGCCGTTACACTTGCGCCTGAAGATAGCAATAATCGTGATAGTCGTGGCTTGGCTAGGGCGCTGATAGGCAACACCCAAGGAGCAATTGAAGACTTTGAAGCATACATCGCCCAGACTAAAGATAAAGATAGTAAAGCACAACGGCAACGCTGGGTAAAAGATTTACGGGCGGGGAAGAATCCGTTTACAGAAGCAGAACTTAAGAAGTTACGAAATTAG
- a CDS encoding DUF433 domain-containing protein, with translation MDWRTYIHSDPKILLGKPIVKGTRLSVEFILGLFAEGWTEQQVTESYPTLSAPAIQAVFAFAAECLIGLTHTLRILGALGVLAVREIKLFSNFCVSPISKRMYSTHRCCLLRPGNAVSGE, from the coding sequence ATGGATTGGAGAACTTATATTCATTCAGACCCGAAAATTCTCCTTGGAAAGCCTATCGTCAAAGGAACGCGGCTATCTGTGGAATTCATATTGGGGTTGTTTGCCGAAGGTTGGACAGAACAGCAAGTTACAGAAAGCTATCCAACTCTTAGCGCTCCTGCAATCCAAGCTGTGTTCGCATTTGCGGCGGAGTGTCTCATAGGACTTACGCACACTCTACGAATTCTCGGCGCTCTTGGCGTCTTGGCGGTTCGAGAAATTAAGCTTTTTAGCAATTTTTGCGTAAGTCCTATCTCAAAGAGGATGTATTCTACACATCGTTGCTGTCTACTGAGGCCAGGTAATGCGGTTTCTGGCGAATGA